The following are from one region of the Nocardioides marmotae genome:
- a CDS encoding potassium channel family protein: MTTWERRSEWPLVVLALVFLAAYAWPVLDPDLGRGWVRACSWVAWAVWAAFALDYGVRLVQAADRGAWIRRHAFDLVVLLLPLLRPLRLLRLLVLIRVLNRSASASLRGRVGTYVGAGSSMLALVAALAVLDAERGAPEATITSFGDALWWAVTTMTTVGYGDRFPVTDTGRLVGFGLMIAGIALLGTVTATLASWLVQAVADEAAEARADDAGDRDDLHAELTALRRQVEELTLALGDRMTAADRPGSEPARGRQPAGS; this comes from the coding sequence ATGACGACGTGGGAGCGGCGCTCGGAGTGGCCGCTGGTGGTGCTGGCGCTGGTGTTCCTGGCCGCGTACGCCTGGCCGGTGCTCGACCCCGACCTGGGGCGGGGATGGGTGCGGGCCTGCAGCTGGGTGGCCTGGGCGGTGTGGGCGGCCTTCGCGCTGGACTACGGGGTGCGCCTGGTCCAGGCCGCGGACCGTGGGGCGTGGATCCGCCGGCACGCGTTCGACCTCGTGGTCCTCCTCCTGCCGCTGCTCCGGCCGTTGCGCCTGCTGCGCCTGCTCGTCCTGATCCGCGTGCTGAACCGCTCGGCGAGCGCCTCGCTGCGCGGCCGGGTCGGGACGTACGTCGGCGCGGGCTCCTCGATGCTCGCGCTCGTCGCGGCCCTTGCGGTGCTCGACGCCGAGCGCGGCGCGCCCGAGGCCACCATCACCTCCTTCGGCGACGCGCTGTGGTGGGCCGTCACCACGATGACCACCGTCGGCTACGGCGACCGCTTCCCGGTGACCGACACCGGTCGGCTGGTCGGCTTCGGCCTGATGATCGCGGGCATCGCCCTGCTCGGCACCGTGACCGCGACGCTCGCGAGCTGGCTGGTGCAGGCGGTCGCCGACGAGGCGGCCGAGGCCCGGGCCGACGACGCCGGGGACCGCGACGACCTCCACGCGGAGCTGACCGCGCTCCGCCGCCAGGTCGAGGAGCTCACGCTCGCACTCGGGGACCGGATGACCGCGGCGGACCGGCCCGGGAGTGAACCGGCCCGCGGGCGGCAACCTGCCGGGTCATGA
- a CDS encoding peptide MFS transporter: protein MTPGASPTPETRSRDDDRGFLGQPRALANLFGVELWERFSFYGMQGILLIYLYYSATDGGLGMDQGTATGIVGAYGGSVYLSTILGAWLADRVVGPERTLFGSAVVVMVGHIALAVVPGFAGVAVGCVLIALGSGGVKATATSIVGSLYAIGDERRDAGFSLFYMGINIGALVGPLLTGVLQKEAGFHWGFGLAAVGMAAGLAQYAAGRRRLPAESRVVPNPLPRSLAVRYAGAAVAVLVVVVLLAVTGLLTIDNLADWVVGITLAAALAYFVVILTSSHVDATERSRVWSFVPLFVVNAVFWSLYQQQFTVVTIYSDERLNRDLFGWEMPVSWVQSINPVFIIALAGAFAALWTKLGPRQPSTPVKFGLGTITMGVAFLLFLLTPEGVNSVPLLALVGILLVFTIAELLISPVGLSLSTKLAPRQFRTQMVALYFLSVSLGTTMAGRLGEFYDPDDEGGYFLIIGLVAIAVGALLLLATKPIQRLMAGVH, encoded by the coding sequence GTGACTCCTGGAGCTTCCCCCACACCCGAGACCAGGTCGCGGGACGACGACCGGGGCTTCCTGGGGCAGCCGCGGGCGCTGGCCAACCTGTTCGGCGTCGAGCTGTGGGAGCGGTTCAGCTTCTACGGCATGCAGGGCATCCTGCTGATCTACCTGTACTACTCCGCCACCGACGGCGGCCTGGGCATGGACCAGGGCACCGCGACCGGCATCGTCGGCGCGTACGGCGGCTCGGTCTACCTCTCCACGATCCTCGGCGCCTGGCTGGCCGACCGGGTCGTCGGCCCCGAGCGGACGCTCTTCGGGTCAGCGGTCGTGGTCATGGTCGGCCACATCGCGCTCGCGGTGGTGCCCGGCTTCGCCGGCGTCGCCGTCGGCTGCGTGCTCATCGCGCTGGGCAGCGGCGGGGTCAAGGCCACGGCCACCAGCATCGTCGGCTCGCTCTACGCCATAGGCGACGAGCGGCGCGACGCCGGCTTCTCGCTGTTCTACATGGGCATCAACATCGGCGCGCTCGTCGGCCCGCTGCTCACCGGCGTGCTCCAGAAGGAGGCCGGCTTCCACTGGGGCTTCGGCCTCGCCGCCGTCGGCATGGCCGCCGGCCTGGCGCAGTACGCCGCGGGACGTCGCCGGCTGCCGGCCGAGTCGCGCGTCGTGCCCAACCCGCTGCCGCGCTCGCTCGCGGTCCGGTACGCCGGCGCGGCGGTCGCCGTGCTCGTGGTGGTGGTGCTCCTGGCGGTGACCGGCCTGCTGACCATCGACAACCTCGCCGACTGGGTCGTGGGCATCACGCTGGCCGCGGCGCTGGCGTACTTCGTCGTGATCCTCACCAGCAGCCACGTCGACGCGACCGAGCGGAGCCGGGTCTGGTCCTTCGTGCCGCTCTTCGTGGTCAACGCGGTCTTCTGGTCGCTCTACCAGCAGCAGTTCACCGTGGTGACGATCTACTCCGACGAGCGGTTGAACCGCGACCTGTTCGGCTGGGAGATGCCGGTCTCCTGGGTGCAGTCGATCAACCCGGTCTTCATCATCGCGCTGGCGGGCGCGTTCGCGGCGCTGTGGACCAAGCTCGGCCCGCGGCAGCCGTCGACGCCGGTGAAGTTCGGTCTCGGCACCATCACGATGGGCGTGGCGTTCCTGTTGTTCCTGCTCACGCCGGAGGGGGTCAACTCGGTGCCGCTCCTCGCGCTGGTGGGCATCCTGTTGGTCTTCACGATCGCCGAGCTGCTCATCTCACCGGTGGGCCTCTCGCTGTCGACCAAGCTCGCGCCGCGCCAGTTCCGCACGCAGATGGTCGCGCTGTACTTCCTGTCGGTCTCCCTCGGCACGACGATGGCCGGCCGGCTGGGGGAGTTCTACGACCCCGACGACGAGGGCGGCTACTTCCTCATCATCGGCCTGGTCGCGATCGCCGTCGGCGCGCTCCTGCTGCTCGCGACGAAGCCGATCCAGAGGCTGATGGCGGGGGTGCACTGA
- a CDS encoding MaoC family dehydratase has protein sequence MQFGRSYEEFEVGATYKHWPGKTVTEFDDHMFCLLTMNHHPLHLDSNYAEETTQFGKNVVVGNYVYSILLGMSVPDISGKAIANLEIESLRHVAPTFHGDTLYGETRVLDKWESTSKDDRGVVHVETIGYNQDGKVVCIFRRKVMVPKNNYLEARGGEQPGRPVPQRDKNWPGADAAE, from the coding sequence GTGCAGTTCGGTCGCAGCTATGAGGAGTTCGAGGTCGGTGCGACGTACAAGCACTGGCCCGGCAAGACGGTCACCGAGTTCGACGACCACATGTTCTGCCTGCTGACGATGAACCACCACCCGCTCCACCTCGACAGCAACTACGCCGAGGAGACCACCCAGTTCGGCAAGAACGTCGTGGTCGGCAACTACGTCTACTCGATCCTGCTGGGCATGTCGGTGCCCGACATCTCCGGCAAGGCGATCGCCAACCTCGAGATCGAGTCGCTGCGCCACGTGGCGCCGACCTTCCACGGGGACACGCTCTACGGCGAGACCCGCGTGCTCGACAAGTGGGAGTCGACGTCCAAGGACGACCGCGGCGTGGTCCACGTCGAGACCATCGGCTACAACCAGGACGGCAAGGTCGTGTGCATCTTCCGCCGCAAGGTGATGGTGCCGAAGAACAACTACCTCGAGGCGCGGGGCGGCGAGCAGCCCGGCCGCCCGGTGCCGCAGCGGGACAAGAACTGGCCGGGGGCCGACGCCGCCGAGTGA